A single window of Nicotiana tomentosiformis chromosome 1, ASM39032v3, whole genome shotgun sequence DNA harbors:
- the LOC138891660 gene encoding uncharacterized protein, producing the protein MGSNIVVGVLFQEGTSQVRPPYFNGKHFSHWKVRIETYTMSYDIKVWRVIKKGNLLILPKKDENGQVIVSTDLLDLDNYTDEQSTVITVNAKAKYLLYNAISGEEYENISSYETAKEIWDKLEVTYEEPTK; encoded by the coding sequence ATGGGATCAAACATAGTCGTTGGAGTACTATTTCAAGAAGGAACCTCCCAGGTACGACCTCCATATTTCAACGGGAAACACTTTTCTCACTGGAAAGTACGTATTGAAACATACACTATGTCTTATGACATTAAAGTTTGGCGCGTGATCAAAAAAGGAAATCTTCTAATTCtgccaaagaaagatgaaaatggTCAAGTCATAGTATCAACTGATCTACTTGACTTGGATAACTACACTGATGAACAATCAACTGTCATAACAGTGAATGCCAAAGCAAAATATCTACTATATAATGCTATAAGTGGAGAAGAATATGAAAATATCTCAAGCTATGAAACTGCTAAGGAAATATGGGATAAATTGGAGGTCACGTATGAAGAACCAACAAAGTGA